A genomic window from Aquila chrysaetos chrysaetos chromosome 9, bAquChr1.4, whole genome shotgun sequence includes:
- the LOC115346295 gene encoding dual specificity protein kinase CLK2 isoform X4 translates to MFDWFDYHGHMCISFELLGLSTFDFLKDNNYLPYPIHQVRHMAYQVCQAVKFLHDNKLTHTDLKPENILFVNSDYELSYNLEKKRDERSVKSTAIRVVDFGSATFDHEHHSTIVSTRHYRAPEVILELGWSQPCDVWSIGCIIFEYYVGFTLFQTHDNREHLAMMERILGPIPSRMIRKTRKQKYFYHGRLDWDENTSAGRYVRENCKPLRRYLTSEAEDHHRLFDLIESMLEYEPSKRITLAEALKHPFFDMLEMEPSTKMWDSSRDISR, encoded by the exons ATGTTTGACTGGTTTGATTACCATGGCCACATGTGCATCTCCTTCGAACTGCTGGGGCTCAGCACCTTTGATTTCCTGAAGGACAACAACTATCTGCCTTACCCCATCCACCAAGTACGGCACATGGCCTACCAGGTGTGCCAGGCTGTGAAAT TTCTGCATGACAATAAACTCACTCACACTGACCTCAAGCCGGAAAACATCCTTTTCGTGAACTCTGACTACGAACTCTCCTATAACCTGGAGAAG AAGCGGGATGAGCGGAGTGTGAAGAGCACAGCCATCAGAGTGGTGGACTTTGGCAGTGCCACGTTTGATCATGAGCATCACAGCACAATTGTCTCTACCAGACATTACCGGGCCCCAGAAGTCATACTGG agcTTGGCTGGAGCCAGCCCTGTGATGTGTGGAGCATTGGCTGCATCATCTTTGAGTATTATGTGGGTTTCACCCTGTTTCAG acACATGACAACCGCGAGCACCTGGCTATGATGGAGAGGATCTTGGGGCCAATTCCTTCTCGGATGATCCGGAAGACAAG gaaacagaaatatttctaccATGGCCGCCTGGACTGGGATGAGAACACCTCTGCTGGCCGCTATGTGAGGGAAAACTGCAAGCCGCTGCGG CGATACCTGACCTCTGAGGCTGAGGACCATCACCGCCTTTTTGACCTCATTGAGAGCATGCTGGAGTATGAGCCGTCAAAGCGCATCACCCTGGCCGAAGCCCTCAAGCACCCCTTCTTTGACATGTTGGAGATGGAGCCGAGCACAAAAATGTGGGACTCTAGCAGAGACATCAGCCGGTGA
- the LOC115346295 gene encoding dual specificity protein kinase CLK2 isoform X5, with amino-acid sequence MPHSRRYRSSERSSRGSYHERYRSRKHKRRRTRSRSSSSERDRRHRREDSYHVRSRSYDDHSGDRRAYDRRYCESYRRNDYSRERGEAYYEPEYHHSYEYRRSRDREGSYRSCKSSRRKHRRRRRRSRSFSHSSSQRSRQSSRRAKSVEDDDEGHLIYRVGDWLQERYEIISTLGEGTFGRVVQCIDHRRGGARVALKIIKNVEKYKEAARLEINVLEKINEKDPENTNLCVRMFDWFDYHGHMCISFELLGLSTFDFLKDNNYLPYPIHQVRHMAYQVCQAVKFLHDNKLTHTDLKPENILFVNSDYELSYNLEKKRDERSVKSTAIRVVDFGSATFDHEHHSTIVSTRHYRAPEVILELGWSQPCDVWSIGCIIFEYYVGFTLFQTHDNREHLAMMERILGPIPSRMIRKTRKQKYFYHGRLDWDENTSAGRYVRENCKPLRDPAAVQPWPGSERAALDAYNPFESSAPLPPYQAPSAAPPPLPAAGMPPPQAAAQPPRKASPTEPRNYGSYGTQASAAAATAELLKRQEELNRKAEELDRRERELQNAALGGAASRLNNWPPLPSFCPVKPCFYQDIPVEIPADFQKTVSTMYYLWMASTIALFLNFLSSLAWFCVEPSSGSGFGLSILWALLYTPCSFVCWYRPMYKAFRSDSSFNFFVFFFVFFAQNVMYVLQAIGIPNWGFSGWILSLIALRKNTAVAVMMILVSLFFTAVAVLGIIMLKKIHSLYRRTGASFQKAQEEFAAGVFSNQAVRTAAANAAAGAATNAFRAP; translated from the exons ATGCCTCACTCTAGAAGGTACCGCTCATCCGAACGCAGCAGCCGAGGCAGCTATCATGAGCGCTACAGAAGTCGCAAACACAAGAGACGGCGGACACGGTCGCGATCGAGCAGCAGCGAGCGTGACCGTCGGCACCGTCGGGAAGACAGTTACCATGTTCGATCCAGGAG CTACGACGACCACTCAGGAGACAGGAGGGCCTATGACCGGCGTTACTGTGAGAGCTACCGGCGGAACGATTACAGCCGTGAGCGAGGGGAAGCCTACTATGAACCCGAGTACCATCATTCCTACGAGTACCGACGCTCTCGGGACCGCGAGGGCAGCTACCGGAGCTGCAAAAGCAGCCGGCGTAAGCACAGGCGGAGGCGGCGCCGCAGCCGGTCCTTTAGTCACTCCTCATCG CAGCGGAGTCgacagagcagcagaagggcCAAGAGTGTGGAGGACGACGACGAGGGGCATCTGATCTATCGCGTCGGCGACTGGCTACAAGAAAGAT aTGAGATTATTAGCACCTTAGGGGAAGGCACGTTTGGCAGAGTGGTGCAGTGCATTGATCACCGGAG GGGTGGTGCACGTGTTGCTctcaaaatcattaaaaatgtagagAAATACAAAGAGGCTGCTCGACTGGAAATTAATGTGCTGGAGAAAATCAACGAGAAGGATCCTGAGAACACAAA TCTTTGTGTCAGGATGTTTGACTGGTTTGATTACCATGGCCACATGTGCATCTCCTTCGAACTGCTGGGGCTCAGCACCTTTGATTTCCTGAAGGACAACAACTATCTGCCTTACCCCATCCACCAAGTACGGCACATGGCCTACCAGGTGTGCCAGGCTGTGAAAT TTCTGCATGACAATAAACTCACTCACACTGACCTCAAGCCGGAAAACATCCTTTTCGTGAACTCTGACTACGAACTCTCCTATAACCTGGAGAAG AAGCGGGATGAGCGGAGTGTGAAGAGCACAGCCATCAGAGTGGTGGACTTTGGCAGTGCCACGTTTGATCATGAGCATCACAGCACAATTGTCTCTACCAGACATTACCGGGCCCCAGAAGTCATACTGG agcTTGGCTGGAGCCAGCCCTGTGATGTGTGGAGCATTGGCTGCATCATCTTTGAGTATTATGTGGGTTTCACCCTGTTTCAG acACATGACAACCGCGAGCACCTGGCTATGATGGAGAGGATCTTGGGGCCAATTCCTTCTCGGATGATCCGGAAGACAAG gaaacagaaatatttctaccATGGCCGCCTGGACTGGGATGAGAACACCTCTGCTGGCCGCTATGTGAGGGAAAACTGCAAGCCGCTGCGG GACCCCGCGGCGGTGCAGCCGTGGCCCGGCTCCGAGCGCGCGGCGCTGGACGCCTACAACCCCTTCGAGAGCAGCGCG CCGCTACCGCCGTACCAGGCCCCGTCGGCGGCTCCGCCGCCCCTGCCAGCGGCTGGTATGCCCCCGCCGCAGGCGGCCGCACAGCCCCCGCGGAAAGCCAGCCCCACGGAGCCCCGAAACTACGGCTCCTACGGCACGCAG GCCTCGGCGGCCGCCGccacagctgagctgctgaagCGGCAGGAGGAGCTGAACCGGAAGGCGGAGGAGCTGGAccggcgggagcgggagctgCAGAATGCGGCCCTCGGTGGTGCCGCAT CGAGGCTGAACAACTGGCCACCGCTGCCGTCCTTCTGCCCAGTGAAGCCTTGCTTCTACCAAGACATCCCGGTGGAGATCCCTGCTGACTTTCAGAAGACTGTTTCTACCATGTATTACCTCTGGATGG CCAGCACCATTGCTCTCTTCCTGAATTTCTTGTCCTCGCTGGCCTGGTTCTGTGTGGAGCCCTCGTCCGGTTCCGGGTTCGGCCTCTCCATTCTATGGGCTCTCCTCTACACACCTTGCTCCTTTGTCTGCTGGTATAGGCCGATGTACAAAGCTTTCAG GAGTGACAGTTCGTTCAACTTCTTTGTCTTCTTCTTCGTCTTCTTTGCCCAGAATGTGATGTATGTGCTGCAGGCGATTGGCATACCAAACTGGGGATTCAG TGGCTGGATATTGAGCCTGATAGCACTGCGGAAGAACACGGCTGTGGCTGTGATGATGATCCTGgtgtctttgtttttcacagcagtGGCTGTGTTGGGCATCATTATGCTGAAAAAG ATCCACTCTCTGTACCGCCGGACAGGCGCTAGCTTCCAGAAAGCGCAGGAGGAGTTTGCTGCGGGGGTCTTCTCCAACCAGGCAGTACGCACTGCGGCAGCCAACGCTGCTGCAGGTGCTGCCACCAATGCCTTCCGGGCACCCTAG
- the LOC115346295 gene encoding secretory carrier-associated membrane protein 3 isoform X3: MAQRGVPAVLPDNPFQDPAAVQPWPGSERAALDAYNPFESSAPLPPYQAPSAAPPPLPAAGMPPPQAAAQPPRKASPTEPRNYGSYGTQASAAAATAELLKRQEELNRKAEELDRRERELQNAALGGAASRLNNWPPLPSFCPVKPCFYQDIPVEIPADFQKTVSTMYYLWMASTIALFLNFLSSLAWFCVEPSSGSGFGLSILWALLYTPCSFVCWYRPMYKAFRSDSSFNFFVFFFVFFAQNVMYVLQAIGIPNWGFSGWILSLIALRKNTAVAVMMILVSLFFTAVAVLGIIMLKKIHSLYRRTGASFQKAQEEFAAGVFSNQAVRTAAANAAAGAATNAFRAP; this comes from the exons ATGGCCCAGCGCGGTGTCCCCGCGGTGCTCCCGGACAACCCCTTCCAG GACCCCGCGGCGGTGCAGCCGTGGCCCGGCTCCGAGCGCGCGGCGCTGGACGCCTACAACCCCTTCGAGAGCAGCGCG CCGCTACCGCCGTACCAGGCCCCGTCGGCGGCTCCGCCGCCCCTGCCAGCGGCTGGTATGCCCCCGCCGCAGGCGGCCGCACAGCCCCCGCGGAAAGCCAGCCCCACGGAGCCCCGAAACTACGGCTCCTACGGCACGCAG GCCTCGGCGGCCGCCGccacagctgagctgctgaagCGGCAGGAGGAGCTGAACCGGAAGGCGGAGGAGCTGGAccggcgggagcgggagctgCAGAATGCGGCCCTCGGTGGTGCCGCAT CGAGGCTGAACAACTGGCCACCGCTGCCGTCCTTCTGCCCAGTGAAGCCTTGCTTCTACCAAGACATCCCGGTGGAGATCCCTGCTGACTTTCAGAAGACTGTTTCTACCATGTATTACCTCTGGATGG CCAGCACCATTGCTCTCTTCCTGAATTTCTTGTCCTCGCTGGCCTGGTTCTGTGTGGAGCCCTCGTCCGGTTCCGGGTTCGGCCTCTCCATTCTATGGGCTCTCCTCTACACACCTTGCTCCTTTGTCTGCTGGTATAGGCCGATGTACAAAGCTTTCAG GAGTGACAGTTCGTTCAACTTCTTTGTCTTCTTCTTCGTCTTCTTTGCCCAGAATGTGATGTATGTGCTGCAGGCGATTGGCATACCAAACTGGGGATTCAG TGGCTGGATATTGAGCCTGATAGCACTGCGGAAGAACACGGCTGTGGCTGTGATGATGATCCTGgtgtctttgtttttcacagcagtGGCTGTGTTGGGCATCATTATGCTGAAAAAG ATCCACTCTCTGTACCGCCGGACAGGCGCTAGCTTCCAGAAAGCGCAGGAGGAGTTTGCTGCGGGGGTCTTCTCCAACCAGGCAGTACGCACTGCGGCAGCCAACGCTGCTGCAGGTGCTGCCACCAATGCCTTCCGGGCACCCTAG
- the LOC115346295 gene encoding dual specificity protein kinase CLK2 isoform X1: protein MPHSRRYRSSERSSRGSYHERYRSRKHKRRRTRSRSSSSERDRRHRREDSYHVRSRSYDDHSGDRRAYDRRYCESYRRNDYSRERGEAYYEPEYHHSYEYRRSRDREGSYRSCKSSRRKHRRRRRRSRSFSHSSSQRSRQSSRRAKSVEDDDEGHLIYRVGDWLQERYEIISTLGEGTFGRVVQCIDHRRGGARVALKIIKNVEKYKEAARLEINVLEKINEKDPENTNLCVRMFDWFDYHGHMCISFELLGLSTFDFLKDNNYLPYPIHQVRHMAYQVCQAVKFLHDNKLTHTDLKPENILFVNSDYELSYNLEKKRDERSVKSTAIRVVDFGSATFDHEHHSTIVSTRHYRAPEVILELGWSQPCDVWSIGCIIFEYYVGFTLFQTHDNREHLAMMERILGPIPSRMIRKTRKQKYFYHGRLDWDENTSAGRYVRENCKPLRRYLTSEAEDHHRLFDLIESMLEYEPSKRITLAEALKHPFFDMLEMEPSTKMWDSSRDISR from the exons ATGCCTCACTCTAGAAGGTACCGCTCATCCGAACGCAGCAGCCGAGGCAGCTATCATGAGCGCTACAGAAGTCGCAAACACAAGAGACGGCGGACACGGTCGCGATCGAGCAGCAGCGAGCGTGACCGTCGGCACCGTCGGGAAGACAGTTACCATGTTCGATCCAGGAG CTACGACGACCACTCAGGAGACAGGAGGGCCTATGACCGGCGTTACTGTGAGAGCTACCGGCGGAACGATTACAGCCGTGAGCGAGGGGAAGCCTACTATGAACCCGAGTACCATCATTCCTACGAGTACCGACGCTCTCGGGACCGCGAGGGCAGCTACCGGAGCTGCAAAAGCAGCCGGCGTAAGCACAGGCGGAGGCGGCGCCGCAGCCGGTCCTTTAGTCACTCCTCATCG CAGCGGAGTCgacagagcagcagaagggcCAAGAGTGTGGAGGACGACGACGAGGGGCATCTGATCTATCGCGTCGGCGACTGGCTACAAGAAAGAT aTGAGATTATTAGCACCTTAGGGGAAGGCACGTTTGGCAGAGTGGTGCAGTGCATTGATCACCGGAG GGGTGGTGCACGTGTTGCTctcaaaatcattaaaaatgtagagAAATACAAAGAGGCTGCTCGACTGGAAATTAATGTGCTGGAGAAAATCAACGAGAAGGATCCTGAGAACACAAA TCTTTGTGTCAGGATGTTTGACTGGTTTGATTACCATGGCCACATGTGCATCTCCTTCGAACTGCTGGGGCTCAGCACCTTTGATTTCCTGAAGGACAACAACTATCTGCCTTACCCCATCCACCAAGTACGGCACATGGCCTACCAGGTGTGCCAGGCTGTGAAAT TTCTGCATGACAATAAACTCACTCACACTGACCTCAAGCCGGAAAACATCCTTTTCGTGAACTCTGACTACGAACTCTCCTATAACCTGGAGAAG AAGCGGGATGAGCGGAGTGTGAAGAGCACAGCCATCAGAGTGGTGGACTTTGGCAGTGCCACGTTTGATCATGAGCATCACAGCACAATTGTCTCTACCAGACATTACCGGGCCCCAGAAGTCATACTGG agcTTGGCTGGAGCCAGCCCTGTGATGTGTGGAGCATTGGCTGCATCATCTTTGAGTATTATGTGGGTTTCACCCTGTTTCAG acACATGACAACCGCGAGCACCTGGCTATGATGGAGAGGATCTTGGGGCCAATTCCTTCTCGGATGATCCGGAAGACAAG gaaacagaaatatttctaccATGGCCGCCTGGACTGGGATGAGAACACCTCTGCTGGCCGCTATGTGAGGGAAAACTGCAAGCCGCTGCGG CGATACCTGACCTCTGAGGCTGAGGACCATCACCGCCTTTTTGACCTCATTGAGAGCATGCTGGAGTATGAGCCGTCAAAGCGCATCACCCTGGCCGAAGCCCTCAAGCACCCCTTCTTTGACATGTTGGAGATGGAGCCGAGCACAAAAATGTGGGACTCTAGCAGAGACATCAGCCGGTGA
- the LOC115346295 gene encoding dual specificity protein kinase CLK2 isoform X2, which produces MPHSRRYRSSERSSRGSYHERYRSRKHKRRRTRSRSSSSERDRRHRREDSYHVRSRSYDDHSGDRRAYDRRYCESYRRNDYSRERGEAYYEPEYHHSYEYRRSRDREGSYRSCKSSRRKHRRRRRRSRSFSHSSSRSRQSSRRAKSVEDDDEGHLIYRVGDWLQERYEIISTLGEGTFGRVVQCIDHRRGGARVALKIIKNVEKYKEAARLEINVLEKINEKDPENTNLCVRMFDWFDYHGHMCISFELLGLSTFDFLKDNNYLPYPIHQVRHMAYQVCQAVKFLHDNKLTHTDLKPENILFVNSDYELSYNLEKKRDERSVKSTAIRVVDFGSATFDHEHHSTIVSTRHYRAPEVILELGWSQPCDVWSIGCIIFEYYVGFTLFQTHDNREHLAMMERILGPIPSRMIRKTRKQKYFYHGRLDWDENTSAGRYVRENCKPLRRYLTSEAEDHHRLFDLIESMLEYEPSKRITLAEALKHPFFDMLEMEPSTKMWDSSRDISR; this is translated from the exons ATGCCTCACTCTAGAAGGTACCGCTCATCCGAACGCAGCAGCCGAGGCAGCTATCATGAGCGCTACAGAAGTCGCAAACACAAGAGACGGCGGACACGGTCGCGATCGAGCAGCAGCGAGCGTGACCGTCGGCACCGTCGGGAAGACAGTTACCATGTTCGATCCAGGAG CTACGACGACCACTCAGGAGACAGGAGGGCCTATGACCGGCGTTACTGTGAGAGCTACCGGCGGAACGATTACAGCCGTGAGCGAGGGGAAGCCTACTATGAACCCGAGTACCATCATTCCTACGAGTACCGACGCTCTCGGGACCGCGAGGGCAGCTACCGGAGCTGCAAAAGCAGCCGGCGTAAGCACAGGCGGAGGCGGCGCCGCAGCCGGTCCTTTAGTCACTCCTCATCG CGGAGTCgacagagcagcagaagggcCAAGAGTGTGGAGGACGACGACGAGGGGCATCTGATCTATCGCGTCGGCGACTGGCTACAAGAAAGAT aTGAGATTATTAGCACCTTAGGGGAAGGCACGTTTGGCAGAGTGGTGCAGTGCATTGATCACCGGAG GGGTGGTGCACGTGTTGCTctcaaaatcattaaaaatgtagagAAATACAAAGAGGCTGCTCGACTGGAAATTAATGTGCTGGAGAAAATCAACGAGAAGGATCCTGAGAACACAAA TCTTTGTGTCAGGATGTTTGACTGGTTTGATTACCATGGCCACATGTGCATCTCCTTCGAACTGCTGGGGCTCAGCACCTTTGATTTCCTGAAGGACAACAACTATCTGCCTTACCCCATCCACCAAGTACGGCACATGGCCTACCAGGTGTGCCAGGCTGTGAAAT TTCTGCATGACAATAAACTCACTCACACTGACCTCAAGCCGGAAAACATCCTTTTCGTGAACTCTGACTACGAACTCTCCTATAACCTGGAGAAG AAGCGGGATGAGCGGAGTGTGAAGAGCACAGCCATCAGAGTGGTGGACTTTGGCAGTGCCACGTTTGATCATGAGCATCACAGCACAATTGTCTCTACCAGACATTACCGGGCCCCAGAAGTCATACTGG agcTTGGCTGGAGCCAGCCCTGTGATGTGTGGAGCATTGGCTGCATCATCTTTGAGTATTATGTGGGTTTCACCCTGTTTCAG acACATGACAACCGCGAGCACCTGGCTATGATGGAGAGGATCTTGGGGCCAATTCCTTCTCGGATGATCCGGAAGACAAG gaaacagaaatatttctaccATGGCCGCCTGGACTGGGATGAGAACACCTCTGCTGGCCGCTATGTGAGGGAAAACTGCAAGCCGCTGCGG CGATACCTGACCTCTGAGGCTGAGGACCATCACCGCCTTTTTGACCTCATTGAGAGCATGCTGGAGTATGAGCCGTCAAAGCGCATCACCCTGGCCGAAGCCCTCAAGCACCCCTTCTTTGACATGTTGGAGATGGAGCCGAGCACAAAAATGTGGGACTCTAGCAGAGACATCAGCCGGTGA